The segment TACTGTGTAAAATGTGTCTATTATGCTTCTGAACGTGTATCTGTTTGTTCCTTCGATTAGATCCCAGTTTTGGTTCATTTTTAGGAATTCAGCTAGGTCCCTGAAGCTTATGTCCGTTCTTAGTTTTGGGCCTGTAGCAGGATTCTTCAATCCGGTTTCTACCTGTGGTATTATTGCTGAAGCCGGAGATGTTGTGATCCATTTTATTCCGTCTTTCCCGCCCTCTTTTGTTGGGTATGCGATTCTAGTTAATGCTGAGAGAAGATGCTCGCTTAGCAGCCTTTCGTTGTCTTGCTTATAGTCTTTCAACTTTTTCTCTTGTAAGTTCCTTATGTCCTTATCTGTATAGTATTCTGTCAGGCTATCCATGACTTCTTTTGCAGATTTTATCTTTGCTGCGAAGGATAAAAGTGTATTAAAGTCAGCTTGTTTGTGTGGACATACTACAACTACTGTATTTCTGTAAGTTCTTCTACCTTCTTTGCCTTTCATTAGTATTATGTTTCTTACTTCATCTTCGTGTATTTCTGGTTTAACAAGGACTACTAATTTGGGAGATGGATTGTCATCTATTTTGATTTCTTGGAGGAAATCTCCATAGCCTATTACCGTGGTATTTTTCTCTTCGAAGACTTCGCCCTGTTCTTCTTCTCCTTTTTTTCCTTTTTTGGTGAGTAATTCTTTTGCGTATTCTGTTAAAGTTCCGTAAAGTTCAAGTTTTGGCTCATGTAGTTTCTCTTCGGCTTTTCTCTCTACATATTCTATTACGGATGGGTATGGTGTGAACCAATAGCGTCCATTTTCTGTTGTGAAGTGGGGCAGTTTGCTTGCCATTTCCTCCAGCATGTCTTTTATGTCTAATGGTGTCCATTTTTCAGTTGCGAATGTTTCTGGATCAAAAACCATTAGGGCAACTTCCTTTGTATCTGGAAAAACTTTTAAGGGTTCTTTGAAGGTTTCGTAAGTATAGGATTTTAGGAAAATTGCCGTTGCGATCTTGTATGCTAGTTCACTCTTTGAGCACTCTGATACTGAGCCTAGGTGTCCTTCTTCTGTGACTATGTCTCTTGAAACAACATCTCTGAATTCTCTGTATCTTTCTGTTAGTACTATATTTCTTATGTCGTTGTCTTTTAGGTCTATATGCCATGGCATAATGAAACTTGCTTCTTTTTTAATGCGCAGGAATTTTCGAATAACTTTTCTTGTTATTCTTATGGCGTCTCTTGTTTTTTGGAGGTCTCGGTTTCTTGTTACAAATTCCTGCAGGACTTCTATATATTTTGGGTGAAAGGGGTATGTGTCCATGGCTGAGGATTTTTGTCCAGTTTCTGTGGAATATTGCCAGTCTGATTCTACACCGAACAGTTCTGGATGTTCACGGTATTTTCTGTGGAGTTCGTCTTTTGCTTTCGATGCCTCCTCTTTCGGGATCTTTTTGAATATCCTTTTTTGAAGGACCTTTGCTACATCATCTGGTGAAACTGGAACGACTCTTTTTGTTGATTTTCTTTCTAGGCTTCCTAGGACTTTTTTTGCATAGTCCTTGAACATATCTTCTTCTATAAGTTCTTCCTGTTCTCCTCTCTTTCTGTATTCAGCCTGTATGGAAACAACTAACACTGTTTTTGGTGTATCTTCTATGGCTCTGGAGAGGTAATCTAGAAATAAAAGAACTTTACTTCCGTAGTCTTTAAGGCCTTTGGATTTGTCCACGTTTAATATATAATGAAGTATTTCGTCCATTAAAATCAGAATTGGCTCTTTTGTTTCAGCTAGTATGCTTTTTAGAAGAGTTACGTCTGGAGCTGGAGCATCTTCGTTGTCGAGATGTTTAACTTTGCTGTAGGCGCCGAGCTTGTAGGCTAGCATACCCCATATCGTTTTTATGGTGAAGTCTTCAGCTTTGTAAGGTTCTTTTGGGTGGGGAATTAGGTCTGCCCTGCTTCCATCCATGACTATTATTGTTGGTTTGCCAGCTTCGGCTATTTTTGCAGCCAATTGTGGGTTAATTTCTTTTAATGTATCTGGGTTGTTAAAGGCGTGGTATAGAGTTATTTGTGTGTGAGTTTTTCCTCCGCCAAATAATGAAGTTAGAAGGTATATGCTTCCACCTTTTTCATCTTGGAGGTCTTCAGCTATATCTTCTATCAGTTTTTTCATGTTTTCTGTTAAGTATGTTCTTGCGAAGAATTCCTTTGGATTTGCATATATTGGTTCTTCTTTGCCTTTGAGCAGATCGCCTAAGTCGGGAGCTGCTTTATC is part of the Fervidicoccaceae archaeon genome and harbors:
- a CDS encoding DUF499 domain-containing protein; amino-acid sequence: MGILNYIKNGLMEVWDDINDVRLDDKAAPDLGDLLKGKEEPIYANPKEFFARTYLTENMKKLIEDIAEDLQDEKGGSIYLLTSLFGGGKTHTQITLYHAFNNPDTLKEINPQLAAKIAEAGKPTIIVMDGSRADLIPHPKEPYKAEDFTIKTIWGMLAYKLGAYSKVKHLDNEDAPAPDVTLLKSILAETKEPILILMDEILHYILNVDKSKGLKDYGSKVLLFLDYLSRAIEDTPKTVLVVSIQAEYRKRGEQEELIEEDMFKDYAKKVLGSLERKSTKRVVPVSPDDVAKVLQKRIFKKIPKEEASKAKDELHRKYREHPELFGVESDWQYSTETGQKSSAMDTYPFHPKYIEVLQEFVTRNRDLQKTRDAIRITRKVIRKFLRIKKEASFIMPWHIDLKDNDIRNIVLTERYREFRDVVSRDIVTEEGHLGSVSECSKSELAYKIATAIFLKSYTYETFKEPLKVFPDTKEVALMVFDPETFATEKWTPLDIKDMLEEMASKLPHFTTENGRYWFTPYPSVIEYVERKAEEKLHEPKLELYGTLTEYAKELLTKKGKKGEEEQGEVFEEKNTTVIGYGDFLQEIKIDDNPSPKLVVLVKPEIHEDEVRNIILMKGKEGRRTYRNTVVVVCPHKQADFNTLLSFAAKIKSAKEVMDSLTEYYTDKDIRNLQEKKLKDYKQDNERLLSEHLLSALTRIAYPTKEGGKDGIKWITTSPASAIIPQVETGLKNPATGPKLRTDISFRDLAEFLKMNQNWDLIEGTNRYTFRSIIDTFYTVTSAPLTTRNAIEQSIKRGIENFDIGIWMDGKLYWKQIDPHNGAEIPPKIKDDAEILPYKIAATILKDDLIKESRIEKI